A window of the Aeromicrobium phoceense genome harbors these coding sequences:
- a CDS encoding BlaI/MecI/CopY family transcriptional regulator, producing MHGLGPLEGTIMQVMWSSGEPRSVRSIHSSLAADRKIAYTTVMTVMDNLFTKGLLRRERQGRAYLYTASASREDHTAALLGNVLADGGDRTGVLMRFIEQLDDSELDALRDAVTNPERTRPDGTK from the coding sequence ACTCGAGGGAACGATCATGCAGGTGATGTGGTCGAGCGGTGAACCGCGATCGGTTCGTTCGATTCACAGCTCCTTGGCCGCCGACAGAAAGATCGCCTACACCACGGTGATGACGGTCATGGACAACCTCTTCACCAAGGGGTTGCTTCGACGCGAGCGCCAGGGCCGGGCGTATCTGTACACGGCCTCCGCCAGCCGCGAGGACCATACGGCCGCCCTTCTGGGCAACGTCCTTGCCGACGGGGGCGACCGAACGGGCGTCCTGATGCGATTCATCGAGCAGCTCGACGATTCCGAACTCGACGCCCTGCGGGATGCGGTCACGAACCCCGAACGAACCAGGCCGGACGGCACGAAGTGA